In Eubalaena glacialis isolate mEubGla1 chromosome 2, mEubGla1.1.hap2.+ XY, whole genome shotgun sequence, a single genomic region encodes these proteins:
- the LOC133085644 gene encoding cytochrome c oxidase subunit NDUFA4-like produces the protein MLHQIIIQAKRHPSLIPIFIFTGVGGTGAALYILRLALFNPDVSWNRKNNPEPWNKLGPNDQYKLYSVNADYSKLKKEGPDF, from the coding sequence ATGCTTCACCAGATCATCATTCAGGCCAAGAGGCATCCTAGCTTGATCCCCATCTTCATATTTACTGGAGTGGGAGGTACTGGAGCAGCACTGTATATCTTGCGCCTGGCATTGTTCAATCCAGATGTCAGTTGGAACAGAAAGAATAACCCAGAACCCTGGAACAAACTGGGTCCCAATGATCAGTACAAGCTCTACTCAGTGAATGCAGATTACAGCAAACTGAAGAAAGAAGGTCCAGACTTCTAA